A DNA window from Altererythrobacter sp. B11 contains the following coding sequences:
- a CDS encoding SufE family protein, translated as MRSLDDIAEEYEFLEGDERYRLLIELGRELEEMPAALKTDATLVRGCSASVWVYPTEQGERLHFLADSNAAITKGIVALVIAAVQDRPAEEVARMDIAAALEPFDLRNQLSSNRTQGVPNMIALVKQHAARIAAA; from the coding sequence ATGCGATCGCTCGATGATATTGCCGAAGAATATGAATTCCTCGAAGGGGATGAACGTTACCGCCTGCTGATCGAGCTGGGGCGCGAGCTGGAGGAGATGCCCGCCGCGCTGAAGACGGACGCGACGCTGGTGCGCGGCTGTTCCGCCAGTGTGTGGGTCTATCCCACCGAGCAGGGCGAGCGCCTGCACTTCCTGGCCGACAGCAACGCCGCCATCACCAAGGGCATCGTGGCGCTGGTGATCGCGGCGGTGCAGGACCGGCCGGCGGAAGAGGTGGCACGGATGGACATCGCCGCCGCGCTGGAACCTTTCGACCTGCGCAACCAGCTCAGTTCCAACCGCACCCAGGGCGTACCCAACATGATCGCGCTGGTGAAGCAACACGCCGCGCGAATCGCGGCCGCCTGA
- a CDS encoding YbaN family protein — translation MIPRPFWFAAGLFFLALGWIGLILPMMPGFVFFLVAAFCFARGNPAWERKMLEHPRYGKPLRDWRDRRAISRRAKRAAIISMALAGALTWFLIGFPWALVSITVLVAVGAWIWTRNE, via the coding sequence ATGATTCCCCGGCCGTTTTGGTTCGCGGCCGGGTTGTTCTTCCTCGCGCTCGGCTGGATCGGCCTGATCCTGCCGATGATGCCGGGTTTCGTGTTCTTCCTCGTCGCCGCCTTCTGCTTCGCCCGCGGCAATCCGGCGTGGGAGCGCAAGATGCTGGAGCACCCGCGCTACGGCAAGCCGTTGCGCGACTGGCGGGATCGGCGGGCGATCTCGCGCCGGGCGAAGCGCGCGGCGATCATCAGCATGGCGCTGGCCGGCGCGCTCACCTGGTTCCTGATCGGCTTTCCCTGGGCGCTGGTTTCGATCACCGTGCTTGTGGCGGTCGGCGCGTGGATCTGGACGCGCAACGAATAG
- a CDS encoding DNA-deoxyinosine glycosylase, giving the protein MPQSPRKSAFAPVVAADTRVLLLGSLPGESSLAQGRYYAHPQNRFWHLVGRVIGADLPAMDYDDRLAALRAARIGLWDTVASATRSGSLDASMRDIVPRPLAELTATLPELRAVGFNGRKAQDIGMKQLAGSGLALIPLPSSSPAHAGMTLATKEKLWAEIGKYLV; this is encoded by the coding sequence TTGCCGCAGAGCCCGCGTAAGTCCGCCTTCGCCCCGGTCGTCGCGGCCGACACGCGCGTCCTCCTGCTCGGCAGCCTGCCGGGCGAATCCTCGCTGGCGCAGGGGCGGTATTACGCGCATCCGCAGAATCGCTTCTGGCATCTCGTCGGGCGAGTGATCGGGGCGGACCTGCCGGCGATGGATTATGATGATCGGCTCGCCGCGCTGCGCGCCGCGCGGATCGGCCTGTGGGACACGGTCGCCTCCGCCACGCGCAGCGGCAGCCTCGATGCCTCCATGCGCGACATCGTGCCCCGCCCGCTGGCGGAGCTGACCGCCACCCTGCCCGAATTGCGTGCCGTGGGCTTCAACGGGCGCAAGGCGCAGGACATCGGCATGAAGCAGCTGGCGGGCAGCGGGCTGGCGCTGATCCCCCTCCCCTCCTCCAGCCCGGCCCACGCCGGCATGACGCTGGCCACGAAAGAAAAACTGTGGGCGGAGATCGGCAAATACCTTGTGTGA
- a CDS encoding sterol desaturase family protein: MEWIAPLLIVLASVAAMEWVAWASHKYVMHGFGWAWHRDHHEPHDRLLEKNDLFALVGAGMSIAMFAVGSPLVMGAGAWWPGTWIGLGILAYGVIYTLVHDGLVHQRYFRWVPRSGYARRLVQAHRLHHATIGKEGGVSFGFVIARDPARLKAELKRQREAGIAVVRESLGG, from the coding sequence ATGGAATGGATTGCCCCCCTGCTGATCGTGCTTGCCAGCGTTGCGGCCATGGAATGGGTCGCCTGGGCGAGCCACAAATATGTGATGCACGGCTTCGGCTGGGCCTGGCACCGCGATCATCACGAACCGCACGACAGGTTGCTGGAGAAGAACGACCTGTTCGCGCTGGTGGGCGCGGGGATGAGCATCGCCATGTTCGCCGTCGGCAGTCCGCTGGTGATGGGGGCCGGCGCCTGGTGGCCCGGCACCTGGATCGGCCTCGGCATACTGGCGTATGGCGTGATCTACACGCTGGTGCATGACGGGCTGGTGCATCAGCGCTATTTCCGCTGGGTGCCGCGCAGCGGCTATGCGCGGCGACTGGTGCAGGCGCACCGGCTGCACCATGCGACCATCGGCAAGGAGGGCGGGGTGAGCTTCGGCTTCGTGATCGCGCGCGATCCCGCCCGGCTGAAGGCGGAGCTGAAGCGCCAGCGCGAAGCGGGCATTGCCGTGGTGCGCGAAAGCCTTGGCGGCTGA
- a CDS encoding isopropylmalate isomerase, which produces MSKKKDLGLGGKAAIAGAIGSAAVAAALLFVNKKKKDEKLKRFTTPFNEPPETD; this is translated from the coding sequence ATGAGCAAGAAGAAAGATCTGGGCCTTGGCGGCAAGGCTGCCATCGCCGGCGCGATCGGCTCCGCGGCGGTGGCTGCGGCGCTGCTGTTCGTGAACAAGAAGAAGAAGGACGAGAAGCTGAAGCGCTTCACCACGCCCTTTAACGAGCCGCCGGAGACCGATTGA
- the leuC gene encoding 3-isopropylmalate dehydratase large subunit: protein MASKPRTLYEKIWDEHVIERREDGTCLIFIDRHLVHEVTSPQAFEALRITGRKVRRPELTLAVPDHNLPTTARKDAAGQRLPIADAQSAQQLAALEKNVADFGIRYFGATAREQGIVHVVGPEQGFSLPGTTIVCGDSHTAAHGGVGALAFGIGTSEVEHVLATQTLLLKQSKTMEVRVEGDLPPGVTSKDLILHIIGVIGTAGGTGHVIEYRGKVFEEMSVEGRLTVCNMSIEGGARAGLIAPDEKTFAYLKGRSFAPQGQDWEGAVAYWRGLRTDEGARFDKSVVIDAASVEPTVTWGTSPEDTVAIGGVVPTPESFADPSKQEAARASLAYMGLEPGQKLAEVEVQNIFIGSCTNSRIEDLRAAAEVLRGRRKADNVKWAIVVPGSGLVKEQAEAEGLDKVFTDAGLEWREPGCSACLGMNPDKVPAGERCASTSNRNFVGRQGPGARTHLVSPAMAAAAAVTGRLTDVRKLAAEPA, encoded by the coding sequence ATGGCCAGCAAACCACGCACTCTGTACGAAAAGATCTGGGACGAACATGTGATCGAACGGCGGGAGGACGGCACCTGCCTGATCTTCATCGACCGTCACCTCGTCCACGAAGTCACCAGCCCGCAGGCATTCGAAGCACTGCGCATTACCGGGCGCAAGGTGCGCCGACCGGAACTGACGCTTGCCGTGCCCGATCACAACCTGCCCACCACCGCGCGCAAGGATGCCGCCGGGCAGCGCCTGCCGATCGCAGACGCGCAGAGCGCGCAGCAGCTGGCCGCGCTGGAAAAGAACGTGGCGGATTTCGGCATCCGCTATTTCGGCGCCACGGCGCGCGAACAGGGTATCGTCCACGTCGTGGGTCCGGAACAGGGCTTCTCGCTTCCCGGCACCACCATCGTCTGCGGCGACAGCCACACCGCCGCGCATGGCGGCGTGGGCGCGCTGGCCTTCGGCATCGGCACCAGCGAGGTGGAGCACGTGCTGGCGACGCAGACGCTGCTGCTCAAGCAGTCGAAGACCATGGAAGTTCGCGTGGAGGGCGATCTGCCCCCCGGCGTCACCTCCAAGGACCTGATCCTCCACATCATCGGCGTGATCGGCACCGCCGGCGGCACCGGCCATGTGATCGAATATCGCGGCAAGGTGTTCGAGGAGATGAGCGTGGAAGGCCGCCTCACGGTCTGCAACATGAGCATCGAAGGCGGCGCCCGCGCCGGCCTGATCGCGCCGGACGAGAAGACCTTCGCCTATCTCAAGGGCCGCAGCTTCGCCCCGCAGGGGCAGGACTGGGAGGGAGCGGTAGCTTATTGGCGCGGCCTGCGCACCGACGAGGGCGCCCGGTTCGACAAATCCGTGGTGATCGACGCCGCCAGCGTGGAGCCTACCGTGACCTGGGGCACCAGTCCGGAAGACACGGTGGCGATCGGCGGAGTCGTGCCCACGCCCGAAAGCTTCGCCGATCCTTCCAAGCAGGAAGCGGCCCGCGCCAGCCTGGCCTATATGGGCCTCGAGCCGGGGCAGAAGCTGGCCGAGGTGGAGGTGCAGAACATTTTCATCGGCAGCTGCACCAACAGCCGGATAGAGGATCTGCGCGCCGCGGCCGAAGTGCTGCGCGGCCGGCGCAAGGCCGACAATGTGAAATGGGCCATCGTCGTCCCCGGCTCCGGCCTGGTGAAGGAACAGGCCGAGGCGGAGGGGCTGGACAAGGTGTTCACCGACGCCGGCCTCGAATGGCGCGAGCCGGGCTGCTCGGCCTGCCTTGGCATGAATCCCGACAAGGTGCCGGCGGGCGAACGCTGCGCCAGCACCAGCAACCGCAATTTCGTCGGCCGCCAGGGGCCGGGTGCGCGCACCCATCTGGTAAGTCCCGCCATGGCCGCCGCCGCCGCGGTGACCGGGCGGCTGACGGATGTGCGCAAGCTTGCCGCAGAGCCCGCGTAA